The Psychroflexus sp. ALD_RP9 region TTTTCAAAAGTTTTTTTACTACGATTTTTTTGGTTTGTACACATTTGAAATTTCAGTAGGAATTTTACCTTATCCTATCACGTTTCTGATTACTGATTTAATCAGTGAAATTTATGGCAAAAGAAAGGCTAATCAAGTGGTAACAGCTGGAATATTTGCCTCTTTTTTTTCGCTTTTAATTATCTTGGCTGCTGATGCAGTTCCTGCAACAAGCTGGAGCCCTATTGGCGATCAGCTTTTTAACAAAGTCTTTGGCGCAACAGGTATTGCTGTTTTTGCTTCGATGGTGGCTTATTTATTGGCGCAATATATTGATATCTACATTTATCATTTTTGGAAAAAGCTTACCAAGGGCAAACATTTATGGCTGCGTAACAACTTTTCAACCTTTAGTTCTCAATTTGTAGATACAGCATCTGTACTTTTATTATTATGCACTTTTGGTAAAATTGAATGGTCTCTTTTTGGCGGATTACTCTTAGGCGGTTTTTTATTTAAAGTCTTAATTGCCATAATAGACACGCCTTTTTTGTATCTTTTTGTTTACCTTTTCAGAAAAGTTTACCAACTAAAACCGAACGAAGAAATTAATCTCGAAGCTGACGTAACAGCTTGATAACAACATTAATCTATGAAAAAAACACTTAAAATTATCGGTCTGATTTTAGGACTCTTTATTCTTGCACTTTTTGTGATTCCTATTTTATTTGAAGATGAAATTGAAGCTAAGCTCAAAAAGAGTATTAATCAAAATTTAACCGCAAAAGTTGACTGGCAATCCTTAGATTTAAGCTTGATTAGTCATTTTCCGAAAGCAAGTCTAGACTTACAACAGCTAGAAATTGTTAATAAACTTGAATTTAAAGGCGATACCCTGATTAAATCTGGCGCTATTTCGTTAGAGTTAGGCGTTTGGCAGCTTCTAACTTCAGATGAAATAATTATTGACGCAGTTGAAGTTAATCAAGCCCATATTAACATTAAAGTTAATGAAGACGGTAAAGCCAACTACAATATAACTAAGGTTGAAGCTAACGAAAAAACTTCAACTAATACTGATACAAAAGATTCTAAGCCGCTTCAACTCGCGCTAAACAGCTACAGCATATCAAATTCGTCTATCGTTTATGATGATGCGTCTTCTAAAATGCGCTTTAGCTTATCAGATTTTAACCATAATGGAGAAGGAAATTTAGTGGCTTCAACTACAAACCTTAATACACATACTGATGCAAAAATCAGTTTTAACTATGATGGCGTAGACTATCTTAGCAATAATAGCATACAGCTTGATGCATTATTAAAAATAGATTTTGATAAAATGAAGTTTTCATTTTTAGAGAATGAAGCCTTGATAAATCAACTACCACTTAATTTTGATGGTTATGTACAACTATTCGATGATTATCAAGATATTGCTATTAGTTTTTCTACACCAAACGCAGATTTCAAAAACTTTATGGGTTTAATTCCTGAAGCCTACGCCGGTAACCTTAATGGTATTGAAACTCAAGGAGAATTTCAACTCAAAGGTGAAATAAAAGGTCAAGTAACTGATGTAAAAATACCTACAATTAACATTACAGGTAATAGTAACAATGCGCATATAAAATATAGTGATTTACCACAACCGATTAGCGATATAGATATTGATTTAGCTGTGATTAATGAAACTGGAATTGTAGAAGATACTTATGTCAGTATTAATCCTTTTAGTTTTAAGATTGTGGAAGATCGATTTTCAGGGAGCTTAAAAATGAGCGATTTAACAGAAAAAATGATGATCGATTTAGCTGCAAATGGAACTTTAAACCTTGCCAATTTAAAGCAAGCTTACCCTATTGAAACTGATTTACCAATGCAAGGTATTTTAAAAAGTAATTTGAACGGTAAATTTAGTTTAGCTGAAGTCCAAAATAAAAATTATGAACAAGTTAATTTAAATGGGAATCTAGGTTTAAATAATTTTATTTATCAAGATGAAGCTCTACCGAAAGAAATTACTATTAGTAATGCCAAGTTGAAATTTACAACTAATACAGCAAGCCTAACAAATTTTGAAATGCAAGCTGGCAAAAGTGACTTAAAAGCAACTGGTAGCTTAAATAATCTCATGGGCTTTGCGCTTAATGACGAGACCCTAAAAGGAGTTTTAAATGCTACTTCAACTAATTTTAGAGTTGGCGATTTTATGGCAGCTACTGAAAGTGTTAGCAAACAGCCAAGTGAAGAAACTTCAACCGATTATGAAGTAGCCAACACGCCTGAAACAGCTCAGTTACAATTACCAAATTTTTTAGATTTAACACTAAAATTTAACGCAAACAAAGTCAACTATACAAATTTCAATTTTAAAAATATGAGCGGCCGCATGCAAATTAAAGATGCGTCTGTAAAAATCAGTGATGCCTCGACTGAAATTTTTGGCGGAACACTTAATCTTGACGGACTTTTTGATACAAAAACATCTCAACCAAATTTTGATTTTAAGCTTGGATTTAATTTGGTAGATATCACCGAAAGTTTTGAAGCCGTAGATTTACTAAAATCTCTAGCACCGATTACAAAAGCACTAAATGGTAATATGAACTTTGACCTTAATTTTGATGGCAAATTAACTCAAAATTTCGACTTGGTTAAGGAAAGTTTAGACGGTAACCTGAAAGCTACTATTGTAAAAGCTGGTGTAGCGCCTGAACAATCAAAATTATTAAGCGGTCTAAATTCTAATTTTAGTGGCATTAAACTTGACAAGCTTAATTTGAAAGATATAACTGCGCTTTTAAGTTTTACTAATGGCCAAATTAAAACCAAACCTTTTAGTTTTAATATCGGTGATATTGGAGTGAATGCACAAGGATCTCATGGATTTGATAATCAATTAGACTATCAACTCAATTTAAATTTACCAGCAAAATATTTAGGTGATGATGTTGGTAATCAATTGAGTCAACTAGCTGGAAAATCTAATGAAAATTTTAAAGTTGATGTTCCGGTAAGTATTTCTGGAAGCCACACAAATCCTACATTTAATATTAACACTAAGCAAGCCATTAATAGTTTAAAAAATCAAATAATTAACCAACAAAAAGAAAATCTAAAAGATAAAATAAGCGATAAGGTTGGTGATTTACTGGGAAATAACAAATCTGATAGCACAAGTACAAAAACTGAAGAAAAAGTAAAAGAGGTACTCGGCGGTTTGTTTGGTAAAAAGAAGAAAAAAAATTAGTCTTAATTACTTTATTGTAAGAGAATTATTTCTAAATTTGCAACCTTTAAAATAAGTAAACACGATTTAATATATTTATATATGCTAGTAGTAAAAGTTAAAGATGGTGAAAAAATAGAACGTGCATTAAAACGTTTAAAGCGAAAGTTTCGTGATACTAAAGTTTTACAGACTTTACGCGATAAAAAAGAATTTACAAAACCATCTGTTGAAAAGAGACAGCAAGTAAAAAAGGCTCAGTACATTCAGTCTTTAAAAGAGAAAGAGAACTTATAAACTTTCTTTTATTTTTGAATATAAAGCTTAAAGCTTTAGCGTAAATGCTAAAGCTTTTTTTGCTTATACTAACTCTAAATCTACTACTAAACCTTCGTTGTTTCTAACATTAAAAACCGTTTGATCTTCAAAAATCAGGTATTGACCTTTAATCCCAACTAATTTACCTTTATAATTTTGAGACTTATTAAGGTTTAAACTTTTAAGCTTTTCTGGATATTTTGTAACCGGAAATTTAATATTGGTTTCTTTATTATTGGTAATAACATAATCTTTGGCCTCGTCAGGAATATATTGAAGTAATTGATCTCTGATTTCAATTAAATTCTCGTCTTTAATTTCATTTTTCAACATTGTTCGCCAATTGGTTTTATCGGCAACGTGTTTTTTTAAAGCAACTTCGGTAATTCCTGCCAAATATCGATTTGGAGCTTCTAAAATTTCGATTGCTTCATGCGCCCCTTGATCTATCCAACGGGTTGGCACTTGGGTTTTTCGGGTTACACCAACTTTTACAGCGCTAGAATTTGCTAAATAGACAACATGCGGTTGCAACTGTACCTTTTTTTCATATTCCAAATCACGATCTTCTTGGCCTAAATGCGCTTTACTTAATTCAGGTTTCATAATCCAATCACCAACTCTAGCTGATGACTGAAAACAGTCGTAACAAAAACCTTGTCTGAATATTTTTTTATTTTCGTGGCAATTTAAACACTCGTATTTCACAAAATAAAATGCTAATTCGCGATCAAGAAGTTGATTCATATTTAAAACATCAAACTCAGTTTCAAGATAGTACAAAACTTCATCTTGAAGTTCGGTTTTCATTTTGGTAAGTAAACTGCGATATTGCATATTTTTAGATTTATATAAGTGTATTTTGTAATGATTTAGTACATTAGAATCAAAGTTTAAAGATAAAATAATTCATGCCAATTCCTATTGTAAATTCAATTGCATCATGGTTTCTCAAAAAGAGAATTCATCAAATGGAGTTGTTTTTAAAATATCCAAATGAAGTTCAAAATGAACTTTTGCTCAGTTTAGTTGATAAAGCAAAACGAACTGAAACAGGTAAAACATATGGGTTTTCTTCAATTAAATCTTATCATGATTTTGCTAAAAGCGTTCCGGTTACAAATTATGAAACCCTAGAACCTACAATAAACCGTTGTAGAAATGGAGAATCTAATATTTTATGGCCATCAACTATAAAAATGTTTGCCAAATCTAGCGGTACAACAAGTGCAAAAAGTAAGTTTATCCCTGTTAGTCAAGAATCTTTAGAAGATTGCCACTATGCCGCAAGTAAAGATTTATTGTGCATGTATTTAAATAATAATCCAGATGCAAAATTATTTACTGGAAAAAGTTTGCGCTTAGGTGGAAGTCAAGAAATATATAAAGATAAAGGCACACTTTTTGGCGATTTATCGGCTTTACTTATAGATAATATGCCATTTTGGGCAAGTTACAGCAGTACGCCAGGAAGTGAAGTTTCGCTAATGAGCAATTGGGACGAAAAGATGCATGCTATTGTTAAAGAAACAATTAAAGAAAATGTAACCAGTTTAGCTGGTGTACCATCTTGGATGTTAGTTTTGATTAATAATATTTTAGAAGAAACTGAAAAAACTAATCTTAAAGAAGTATGGCCAGATTTAGAAGTTTATTTTCATGGTGGTGTAAATTTTGAGCCCTATAGAAATCAGTATAAGCAACTTATTGATGACAAAGACTTCAATTATTACGAAATATACAATGCATCTGAAGGCTTTTTTGCAGCGCAAGACCTCAATAATTCAAAAGATTTATTATTGATGCTGAATTATGGTATCTTTTACGAGTTTATTCCGATGGAAACTTACGGTACAACTCAAGAGAAAATAATACCTCTTAATGAAGTAAAACTAGGTAAAAATTATGCTATTGTTATAACAAGTAACGCTGGTTTATGGCGATATAAAATTGGTGATACAGTTCGATTTACATCACTATCACCTTATAGGATCCGTGTAACTGGCCGAACAAAACATCACATTAATGCTTTTGGTGAAGAACTTATTATCGAAAATGCAGAAGAAGCCATTAAAAAAACAGCTAAACAAACCAATAGCTCTATCGTTGAGTATAGTGCAGCTCCTATTTTTATGGCTGGAAAAGACAAAGGTGCACATGAATGGATTATTGAGTTTAAGAAGCAGCCTAAACATCTTGAAGAATTTAGGCAATTATTAGATAAAAATCTTCAAGATATTAACAGCGACTATGAGGCAAAGCGCCATAATAATATGACTCTAGAACTTTTAAAATTGAATGTTGCTCAACCTAATTTATTTCATGAATGGTTGCGACAAAACAATAAGCTTGGCGGCCAACACAAGATACCGCGACTATCTAATAAGCGTGATTACTTAGAAGAGTTACTGGCTATAAATCGCAATTTATGAAGCAAGTAAGTTTATTTCTTTTCATTTTAATAGTTGTATCATGTGGAACTAAAAAAGGTTTACATGACAATGCAGTACATTTATATAAAGGCCAATTAAAGTTTATTAATGGTGCTTATCATAATCAGGCTGTTAATACTTTTGAAGATATAAGCTTATTGAACCAATTACAAATTACTTACAATTCTAAAGTTGAGCTTGTTAATTTAAGATTGTTGAATGAAAAAGAACTTGAAGTGAGTTTTCATGACAGTGGGCAATTTCAAACTCAAATTATTAAAGGAAAGTATAAAAATGGTGGTTTTAGCTTTAAAAAGAAAACCAAATGGTTTGGAATTCCTTTATTATTTTTTTTTAAAAAACAAAACCACTCATATACTTTATATGGACAACGATTTAGGTATTGTTATTGAAAGTGAAAACAAAAAATCTCATATGTTCTTTTTTAAAGGCAAGACTAGTAAACTTGAAACCATTTACCACTTTGATAAAGCTATTTAAACCTCAGTTGAAGTTATTTTATTTAGCATTCCCCTGAAAATAAAGAAATGAAACGGTAACATAGAAAACCAATATAACCTGCCTGCAAGACCTCGTGGTCTAAATGTAGCATTTTGATGCACTAAGTTTTCATCATCAATATAAAATTCGAGCCAAGCTTCACCTGGTATTTTCATTTCAGCAAAGAGCAAAAGTCTTTTTTCTGATCGATCTGCAAGAAGCACACGCCAAAAATCGAGTGAATCACCTGGATATAATTTTGCAGGATTCGTTCTACCACGACGTAAACCAACACCACCAAAAAGCTTGTCTATAAAACCTCTCACCCGCCACAAGAAATTTGCATAATACCATCCTTTTTTACCACCAATAGACCAAATTTTTTCTAAGGCTAGTTCAGGATTTTTAGCTCGCATTAATTGGTGGTCTTTTAAACAACCGTATTTTGGAACTTTAATAAACTTATTTAAATCTTTCTTGTTGTAACGACTACTAATCTTGGAGTCTTTCCAACTTGAAATAACTTCATTTTGCTCGATTTTAGCAAAAGCTAATTTAATAGCTTTACGATAACTAGTGGTTTTAATTTTAACGATAGACTTAATGCGTTTATCTTTTGCAACAACTTCTACTTTCATACTATTAACAAGGTTAACAGCAAGACGGTAAGATGTTGCTGTTACAAAATACAACCAATACGATGAAAGTCGAGGTGTCATTACAGGAACATTTATTATTTTCAATGGCAAATTCCTAACTTCAGCATAAATCTTCATCATATCTTGATACGTTAGTATCTCATCGCCTGCAATATCAAAAGACTCGTTAAAACATTCTTTTTTATGAATAACACCTACTAAATAATTAAGAACATCACGAATAGCTATCGGTTGGCACTTAGTTTGAACCCATCGAGGTGTAATCATTAAAGGCAATTTTTCACATAAATCTCGTAAAATCTCGAAAGAAGCACTACCTGAACCAACAATAATGCCTGCGCGTAAAACAGTTAATTTAAAATCGCCTTTATACAATATTTCTTCAACGTTTTTCCTAGAACTTAAATGTTCAGATAACTCTTCTTCGTTTATAATTCCACTTAAATAAATAACTTGCTTAACATTTAAACCCTTCAAATAAGTATTAAAATTAAGAGCAGTTTTCTCTTCAGCAGAAGAAAAATCTGATGATGAAGACATAGAATGAAGCAAATAATAAGCTACATCAATATCATCAGGAAAAATATTAGACTTTACAGACTTGAGAAAGTCAACCTCGATGATTTTTACTTTAGACTTTAGACTTTTGTTTAACGAAAGTCTATCTGCACTTCTTACAGCACAAACTAAATCATGACCTTCATCAAGAAGTTTCGTTAATAGACGCATACCTATGTAGCCATTGGCACCTGTGATAAGTATTTTCATTAATTAATTCTAGTTTGTTGTAAAAATTCATTTTGAAATTTGAGAATTTTTTTAAAGAAATCATGATGCCGCTTCTCTTTAACATCTACTTTAATAAAATAATTATCACGAAATATAGAATATACTTGAGATTGACCTTTATAAAGTTTTAATTTATAATAAGGAATAATTAAAGCATAGGTTTCAAGTAAAGATCTGAAGCTAACTATAATACCCTTTGGTCTAATTTCAATACCGCAATTATTAAGGTTATTATCTAAAATTAGTAAATTATGAATGTGAATACTAGATGAATTGATAGATAACTTACCAGAACCAATACCACCAAGTTTAATACGTTCTAACCACTTGAAAGATGAACCGACTTCATTATCAATTTGTTCTTTGATTTTAGGTCGATTATAAGATATATTTAATAGCATTTTTGTTTTAAAGATACCTAATAATTGAAGTTTTTAATCATATTGAGGCAAATATTTAGATTATCTTTGCAATTGAAAAAGATTAAAGATGAATATTAAAAAGGATTTAAGCTTAGCTGTTTCAAATTATTTAAAAGAA contains the following coding sequences:
- a CDS encoding GH3 auxin-responsive promoter family protein; the protein is MPIPIVNSIASWFLKKRIHQMELFLKYPNEVQNELLLSLVDKAKRTETGKTYGFSSIKSYHDFAKSVPVTNYETLEPTINRCRNGESNILWPSTIKMFAKSSGTTSAKSKFIPVSQESLEDCHYAASKDLLCMYLNNNPDAKLFTGKSLRLGGSQEIYKDKGTLFGDLSALLIDNMPFWASYSSTPGSEVSLMSNWDEKMHAIVKETIKENVTSLAGVPSWMLVLINNILEETEKTNLKEVWPDLEVYFHGGVNFEPYRNQYKQLIDDKDFNYYEIYNASEGFFAAQDLNNSKDLLLMLNYGIFYEFIPMETYGTTQEKIIPLNEVKLGKNYAIVITSNAGLWRYKIGDTVRFTSLSPYRIRVTGRTKHHINAFGEELIIENAEEAIKKTAKQTNSSIVEYSAAPIFMAGKDKGAHEWIIEFKKQPKHLEEFRQLLDKNLQDINSDYEAKRHNNMTLELLKLNVAQPNLFHEWLRQNNKLGGQHKIPRLSNKRDYLEELLAINRNL
- a CDS encoding AsmA-like C-terminal region-containing protein encodes the protein MKKTLKIIGLILGLFILALFVIPILFEDEIEAKLKKSINQNLTAKVDWQSLDLSLISHFPKASLDLQQLEIVNKLEFKGDTLIKSGAISLELGVWQLLTSDEIIIDAVEVNQAHINIKVNEDGKANYNITKVEANEKTSTNTDTKDSKPLQLALNSYSISNSSIVYDDASSKMRFSLSDFNHNGEGNLVASTTNLNTHTDAKISFNYDGVDYLSNNSIQLDALLKIDFDKMKFSFLENEALINQLPLNFDGYVQLFDDYQDIAISFSTPNADFKNFMGLIPEAYAGNLNGIETQGEFQLKGEIKGQVTDVKIPTINITGNSNNAHIKYSDLPQPISDIDIDLAVINETGIVEDTYVSINPFSFKIVEDRFSGSLKMSDLTEKMMIDLAANGTLNLANLKQAYPIETDLPMQGILKSNLNGKFSLAEVQNKNYEQVNLNGNLGLNNFIYQDEALPKEITISNAKLKFTTNTASLTNFEMQAGKSDLKATGSLNNLMGFALNDETLKGVLNATSTNFRVGDFMAATESVSKQPSEETSTDYEVANTPETAQLQLPNFLDLTLKFNANKVNYTNFNFKNMSGRMQIKDASVKISDASTEIFGGTLNLDGLFDTKTSQPNFDFKLGFNLVDITESFEAVDLLKSLAPITKALNGNMNFDLNFDGKLTQNFDLVKESLDGNLKATIVKAGVAPEQSKLLSGLNSNFSGIKLDKLNLKDITALLSFTNGQIKTKPFSFNIGDIGVNAQGSHGFDNQLDYQLNLNLPAKYLGDDVGNQLSQLAGKSNENFKVDVPVSISGSHTNPTFNINTKQAINSLKNQIINQQKENLKDKISDKVGDLLGNNKSDSTSTKTEEKVKEVLGGLFGKKKKKN
- a CDS encoding DUF2797 domain-containing protein, which codes for MQYRSLLTKMKTELQDEVLYYLETEFDVLNMNQLLDRELAFYFVKYECLNCHENKKIFRQGFCYDCFQSSARVGDWIMKPELSKAHLGQEDRDLEYEKKVQLQPHVVYLANSSAVKVGVTRKTQVPTRWIDQGAHEAIEILEAPNRYLAGITEVALKKHVADKTNWRTMLKNEIKDENLIEIRDQLLQYIPDEAKDYVITNNKETNIKFPVTKYPEKLKSLNLNKSQNYKGKLVGIKGQYLIFEDQTVFNVRNNEGLVVDLELV
- the rpsU gene encoding 30S ribosomal protein S21, translating into MLVVKVKDGEKIERALKRLKRKFRDTKVLQTLRDKKEFTKPSVEKRQQVKKAQYIQSLKEKENL
- a CDS encoding queuosine precursor transporter, whose protein sequence is MTLKQKLSAQRVYLILGALFVASLVASNLIFQKFFYYDFFGLYTFEISVGILPYPITFLITDLISEIYGKRKANQVVTAGIFASFFSLLIILAADAVPATSWSPIGDQLFNKVFGATGIAVFASMVAYLLAQYIDIYIYHFWKKLTKGKHLWLRNNFSTFSSQFVDTASVLLLLCTFGKIEWSLFGGLLLGGFLFKVLIAIIDTPFLYLFVYLFRKVYQLKPNEEINLEADVTA
- a CDS encoding SDR family oxidoreductase, yielding MKILITGANGYIGMRLLTKLLDEGHDLVCAVRSADRLSLNKSLKSKVKIIEVDFLKSVKSNIFPDDIDVAYYLLHSMSSSSDFSSAEEKTALNFNTYLKGLNVKQVIYLSGIINEEELSEHLSSRKNVEEILYKGDFKLTVLRAGIIVGSGSASFEILRDLCEKLPLMITPRWVQTKCQPIAIRDVLNYLVGVIHKKECFNESFDIAGDEILTYQDMMKIYAEVRNLPLKIINVPVMTPRLSSYWLYFVTATSYRLAVNLVNSMKVEVVAKDKRIKSIVKIKTTSYRKAIKLAFAKIEQNEVISSWKDSKISSRYNKKDLNKFIKVPKYGCLKDHQLMRAKNPELALEKIWSIGGKKGWYYANFLWRVRGFIDKLFGGVGLRRGRTNPAKLYPGDSLDFWRVLLADRSEKRLLLFAEMKIPGEAWLEFYIDDENLVHQNATFRPRGLAGRLYWFSMLPFHFFIFRGMLNKITSTEV